CGGGcccacaaataataataacaaagaagcgacaacaacaacatcgaaacTGCGGGGGTGACAGACGACAGGGAGGTTGACAGTGTACGCAAGTCACGCAACGAAATGGGCACGACGAAAatacgacaacaaaaaaacaaaataaataaagaaaacgaaaaatgaataaataaaagcaaaaccaagaacaagaacacctacaaaaagaacaacagcaacagtggcaAGAAACCAGAATCAGAATCATGTTCGGGATGCAGAAGAAAGCAACTCAAGCAGCGACGCGACGTCGCGACGACAGAGGCTAAGCAACGGCAAAATAAGCTACTGAGTCTGCTGCAGAATATGAAAGTTGCGCATGCGCCAACGTCGACGTTAAAGCTGTTGTCGCTGACTTGAAGTCAGTTGCGAGGCAGAAGCGCGAGTGTTAAGAACGAAGAACATAGAGAGCGGCTGTTGTTGAATCAAGAGAACATTGTCAAAgtttaaaaacatttacattGCGTCCAAGATGCTTTTGCAGACTTtcacgctgctgttgctcggCACATCAGCGCTAGCGTCGCTGCCTGATGCTACGACCGAGGCGCTTGCTCCGTCTTCGACTTCGGCTGGTGGCCAGAGTCAAAATCAATCTCCTGGACCCATCAAGGAGGAGCATTTCCCAGCAGTAGCGCCAGCAGATGCAGCGGAGGCCGCCTTAATTGAGGCACAGCCCGGCTTGCTGCAACCACCGCTGCCCGTGTCGCCTTCGTTGGAGGCTGAGGACACAGTTCGTCGTCGCCTAATCACCTATGATCAGCGCCAGGAAGGACAATACAATATACGAGCAGATCTCGAAAACTTTATGATTGTGCTGATACCGCCAGGACCGCAGGAGGGTCTCAGCCTCTTGGATCTGCTGACCAAATCTTCGTTGCGTGGCGCCTCAAaaggtggcagcagcaacaagcggAAGCATGCTCATGCTACAGCCCTCAAATCCTTCTACCGTCAACAGCatcagccacagcagcaactccAGTTGCCGCAAGGGCCCATCTCCGATTTCATTGAGGGACGTACTCCCTACCATGTAGACATCTCGGCAGTCAGcgaggagcagcaacagccgcgACTGCACCGCCAACAAGTGGACGTGCTGCCGCCCCAGCTGTTGCCCATGCCGCAGTTGATCAAGCCATATCATCTGGAGGCGGAGCCAGAGCTTATACAGGCCTTGCCACCGGTTGCCactgccagcagcagcagctcgggAGGCAACAATCTGTTGGAAGGTTACAACCAGATGGGATCGCATTATTATCGTAATTCACGCTCGCTGGGCGGTGACAGTTTCCTGGACACCAATCGCTTGTCGGCCACTGACACTGGCTCCACTTCCAATGGACGCGCCATCAGCGTGCCAATTTATCGCTCGGACATCGCCCAAAGCCAGGTGCAACAGCACGCCAAGTCGGGCAATGGCAACGCCCTATATCCGCCCATCGATGTGCCCGCGTACATAATAAACGAAGCTCAGCCGCGCCTCTGGCAGCTGGACGATGAACCGACGCCCATTCAACCCAAGCACTTGGTCGATGCCGACGTGCTGAGTTTTGAGCTGCTCGGTCTCGGCTCTGATGCTCTCGCCGATTCGAAGACTCTGCTGCGCGATGGCTTGGCTCGCTGTGCACCAGGCCAGCGTCGGGACAGTTATGGCGCGTGTCGCCAGGTCGAAGGCTACTGAGACTGAGACCTGAGTCACCTATTGAGACTGCTAAACGAAAGCGTATACTTAAGTTATCCATTACcatttaaatgataaatgcAAACAGTTTTGCGAAAGTATTAGACTTAAGCTACTTAGGCACATGCTAAACAAACACAATCAATAAAACTCTTgaacttcaatttcaatctcgaattcaatttcaaatttgttattaagcGCCAAGCGACCATGTTATTAATGGGGCAATATGGCGGAAGTTGCAGTTATGacaacgaaatgaaaacaaatttaaaaactacaATCGACCCGGTTCGACTCTGGGATACTTGTTGATTATTGATTATGgatacaattaaaatgatttattttaccTATTTAGAAAGAGGTAACTTTctaataatagtattttaagtGACGCCAGCAAGCACCTTCGGAATACTTATAATGTTAGGCTGTTTTTTAGATAGATGGCATAACATAAGTGTGTTAGACGATAACAGTAATTGTGCAGTATTGTGCTTCCAACATTTTTTGGGATGCTGGGGTATGCCTGTTGAAGGAAGTTGTTAATTTTGACGACTTATGtgatattaaattataataatatttaagtctactaaatatttttcacaAGTTTTTaaagatacatacatatttaaatctTCGAAAAAGTGCTGAATGTTGGATTATCAAATATGTAACCTTAAAAACTGGCGAAAATGTTTAATAGGCATTAATAgaatttttttcaattcacTTGAAATGATCTGTTTTTACAGTCCCTAACAGTCGAAAGATTAGTTGGAATACCCCTCATGAAGCTCATTGGTGCCGggtataaattaaaagtaacgGTAATGATGCACTGAAGGATAAGCGAAGTCAGCGTCTAACTCTAATGCCAACTAACTAACTGACATCAAGGGGCCAGCAGCGATAATAAAAGCGGCAATTGCTCAGGCTGAAAACTGAGGCTGAGGCCAGCGCCATAATTTCCTACACGTTCTCGGCACTCGGCAGTCGACACTCGGCTGtgttttcaattgcaaacCAGTTTCCATtgcacacaaaataataataataaaaaaaaaaacacaaaaccagcaacaacaactaagaCGAAAAAGCATCTAACATGCAGTTTCTAGTTTCCAATCTTCCTGTGGAGATTGGAATTGGCTAGAGTGTAAGTAATAGGTGCATTCTAAAGTGATCTCTGACGTTGGTCATTGAACCTGACCATCAACTATGTAAGTACACAGCTGAGCACACATACAGTCGTACAACAAAAACTATCTAACATTTAGAATAAACAAAGTATTACAAGCTAACAATTAGAACGTTTCACCGAATGAATGACTTACGTTTTTTTCTCGCACTTAACTGAATTTGGGTTATTGGGTTATGTTCGTTTGCGCAAATAATTAAGCACTTTGTGGCGACTAATTGCATACTGAAGTGCAGGGAATTAATTCAAAtagaaatacatatgtatttgatGTAATTTACATGTTTGTCAAGGAAGCATTAGAACTGCGCAAAATTGAGTGGCAAGCTGCGGTCAGtggcaaatgcaactgcatcTGCAGTGAAGGTTCTCACATTCGCATCACAATGCGGAAGTCTTTGGGCCATTGAACTGGAATCGGTTGCCTATTCACAGAatcgagtttttttttcttttttaacgATCAAACTTCTGGCAAAGGCTCATCTTATGCTCATGCCCAGAACTGTGGCTCATTCGTTGTCCGCTTTCAGACGACGGCGGTCCTGTCTACGCTATAAAAAGAGAAGCATCCAAAAAGATGTGCAAATTCACCAATCGTCTGTTTGTCTTGTTCTTTCTGCAATTTATTGGCTTGGCCATGGCAAAGCCATCAAAAATGCGTAGCTCTGCCAGCGATTTGCTGGAGCTTTTGTACAACGATTATGGGGACTATGGCTATCAGCAAGAGGAGATCCATTATGATCAACGTCAGAAGGGCGAAGAAAATCTGAAATTACGTTTAGATGGTTTCGTAATTGGAATGCCATCGCAAGATGATTCCTCCTGGCTGGACATACTTGCCGATGAATATCTAAGTGAGTTGAATGGTTTCGAAAACTAAATTTACATAATGTAACATATCGCTCCTCTTAGCTAATGCATTCTCGAAGaaaacagctgcagcagacgCCGAGAATTCTGTAGCGGACACAACCACAGCACAAGTAGTAAATATACCCGCTCCAAAAAAGGACATCGAAAGCCGACAACACGCTAATGATGAAACCGCAAATCCACCGCGAACGAAGACTCATATGCTTCAACTTTTGCAAATGTTGCGACGCACACAGccctaaaataaattattattataatttcaattattatgcatacacaacatttacaatatatacaaattttatcgAACCAATCACATACGGGACCTCAAttagtttcaaatttaaatttggcgCTTTCGAGGGCTGGCacataatattttgttaacaCTGTGCGCGATAGATAGTAACgataaatgtgaaatattaTCAATACGCATCACTTTGTCACGATAGATTCACGCACACATAAAATACTTGTACTGGTATGGAATATCAGATAACAAAttcatacattttaaaatactctAACAATTTTGCAAATCTAAGATTACAAACAAGCAATGATTAAATCATTCACGACATTTTAAAGGCATAAAATTTCTAAAACTGTCGTagcattattttaaaattaaaaagaattgtttttaattttactgaTAATATTTACAGATTTAATtagtaatattttatatgatcAAAATAACAGCACACAAGtttattataagaaaaatCGATGTATTAAaagaatatcgatatatcgataataCCAGCAATGCTTCTTCACTTCAATTGAGCCAGCTTTAAGcattacttttcattttttaacaaaaatgtatgtgtgcgtgctACTAGAGTACAAATAGAGCTATTTCAGAGAATGATTTGCAGTATTTTCGGACGAAGAGAATATTCAAGAACCTTCGTGTCCATCATTTATCGACGAGCAGCTGCAGGTATAAAAGCCGACGCTGCACCAACTGCGGTTCGTCAATACAAAACGAAGAACGAAGAACATCGAGTGCGACGCAATTAATTCCATCACACAAATAACAACAGAGAATTCGTGTAACGAAATAAAATTGGTGTaacgaaataaaattacaaataaacaGTAGTTTTGAAAAGCAGTTTACGCaacgtatattttattaataaactgaaaataaaaataaaaagtttttaaatggCTGAACGACTATTAAAAATAACCTACCATGGTGCATCAGCTGGTGTAAcgaagaaaataaatgcatatctAAAAATGCCGTCCGCTTCATTGAATATATTGCACCGGGAAATTGAGATGTATCTGTTCCAGGAGCGTCAACTGCCCAAAACCGAGATCAGGACATATTGGATAGGTAAGATATTGAATCGATGATATACataattgtgaaataaatgGCAGTGCAACCAAATGTGTGCGGGAGTGTAAATTGTTGTTTCAGAGAACAGCAAGAATATTACAAATTGcgtttattttgtaaatgtacaaataatacatacatatgtatatacaaatatactatgtACGTTGTTACTTCTATGTCCAATGTGATTCACACTAATGCGTATCAGTATCAGTAATAGATTTGATAGCGAAAATGTCGAAAAATCGACCACAAAAAACTACACAATGATTCATTTGTACAAGTATGTAccaatttatatacatatataatgaAGTAAATACATCGTGAGTATGGACATAGTACATGAATTAAGTTTTAGACTAATGAATGTTTAAACAAGAAACGAAGTACACCGCAGaaatctacatacatatactgcATTTTACTCTGTAGTTGTCCCACTCTAACGCATCCATTTCCCATATTGcttcaaaaccaaaacaaatgttGGAGTTGCTCAACAGGTCCAAATCGATAGATAAAGAGTAGTCGACgattttgcttaatttaataatagtaTTCTTTTGTATGTTTGCAAATCAGACCATgcatgtatacatacatatatcaatttCACAAGTTTGCCACAAAAACATCAGAAAATTTTGTTTCACTATTACtaatagtatatacatacttttttcttttagatGCTGATTCTGATGAAATTGAGATTGTCAATCAAAATGACTATGACATTTTTTTGAGCCAATGTGAGAAGAACATGCACATGCAAATCTCAAGTGCCGGTGAAGAAAAGGTGGAAGCCAAACACGATGAAACTGCTGCTCCACCAGTCGACGATCCGAGCAATTTCGTCATTCATGATGGTGTTCAATGCGATGCCTGTGGAACGTTGCCAATGATTGGTTTTCGCTACAAATGCGTGCAGTGTCCCGATTTTGATCTTTGCCAGCGCTGTGAGTCTGCGCACAAGCATTCTGATCACTTGATGGTGCGCATGCCAACCAACAACGGACCAAGCGTCATCGATGCTTGGCTAAGTGGTCCAGGGGCTGGTTCGCACCACCATCGTCGTTCGGGCCGTCGCTTCCGTGGTCAATGTCCATTCggagaagctgctgctgctgccacggCAACTGCTTCATCTCAACCAACAGCTGGAACAGCCACAGATTCGCACAAGGAGAGCCGTCGTGATCGACGTTCTACTCGTCGTCACGGTGGCTTAATGTCTCAGTTTGTTGAGATGATGATGAACTTACCAGAGGCCGCCGCGGCAACAGCCACTCCAGCAGCCGCTGCTCCTTCGGCTGATCCGTCTACGGTTCCAGACTCCAAGGAAACTCAGTGCAAGACCGAAGAACCGACTGCAGCAGCTACCACAAGctctgaaaatatttcaactgaATCGAAACCTGTTGTGGAGCCCGCTGTCACAGCCAATGTAGAGGAACCAGTAGCTGCTCCACGCACCAAGGAGCAACCAAAACCTGAGGCAGCTGCTTCCACTACCAACAGCACCCCGACAACTCCAGTGATCAACCTGGAGAACTTGGCACAGATGGTGAATCCCGAGTATATGCGAGCTGGCATTGAAATCTTGAACAACTTTAGTGAAATGTTTGCTAAAATGATAGATCCTAATGAGGCAGCTGCCTTTGGGTGTGCGGATACTTCAATGTCTTCTAGTACTTCCTCAGTTCCAAAGAAATCTGAAACTGTCTCTGAGACACCAAAGAATCCTGCCGAAACTGCAGAGTCTACTACATCAACATCTTCGGGCAAGTCTATTGATTCACAAGCATCATCAGAAGAGCAATCAATGCCAGCAGCTTCTATCACATCCGTTGCATCTACCGTTACTGCTCCCATTTCCTCAGTCGCGCAGTCTATTTCTGTTCCAATCGCAAacgaagaaaaagaagaacgCCGCAGGTCAGATAGTTTGGATCAGGACTGGCAGATGATTGATAACAGTACTGCTCCCATTGCCAATGTGTCTAGTACCGATGCATTGATCAACTTGAACTCAACTAGCACCAATTCCGCTACCAATACGGATGCTTCGGTGTCGCCATCGCGCGACTATGTGCAGCTTGGTGAAATGCTGCGTCAACATATTAACGAGGAGCAGCAACGTGAACAGACAACGGCACATACCCAAACTTCACAAGTGGATACAGTGAGCACCTCGACGTCGACCAATTCGGTGGCCACTAACAGCATctcgacatcgacaacaaaTGCTCCTCGTCCTCTGGCACCAGAACAGAAGCGCACCGTGCCCATCTATCACACTGGTAATTTCACCTTTAGATATGAAATATGCGTAActtgttaatttatttgtttctcGTCATCACAGATGAACGCATTAATGCTGCAGTGCACGCTATGATGGCTATGGGCTTTAGCAACGAAGGTGCCTGGCTCACACAGTTGTTGGAATCGGTTGAGGGCAACATTCCCGCTGCTCTGGACATAATGCACACATCACAGAGCGGACGCAACTGATGCTTTCTCTCGCGCATCTATCACTTAATCCACTTCAATATCTAAAATATTATGTTAGTTTGTAGAAAACCGTAAGCGTCGGATCTGTTTTATTTGTGGTGATTGTTTGCTATATCCATTGCTAGTAACATGGAACTATAAGCTATATCTAATATTCTAATTGTATCCAGATGCAGTCGCAAATAATCAAaactatatacaatatatatactatatcaatGTATCGTTATTAATCaacaaataaaagcataaatatGAATGTAAAACAGTTTGAATATAGTGTGGAATGAGGTTCGAGAATGAGAGTCAATTTTGTTTACTCGCTTATCTGCCTCCACAATAGTGTTACAATTTCGCGAGAAAATCGTCTCAGCTCGTAGTTCACAGTGGTGACAGTGGCAATAAACGTAAACAACTTAAATAACCGCACGTGGTGGGCTTTCCATTGACGTCGGGCAAAACCCGTGTTGTAGCTGTACATTTGGGAGATCATCAAAGACAGGAAACTGCTGAGAGCACAAAAGCGATGGACGAGCTGAAGCGTTTTGCTTGTGATGAAATAAAGTGGCAAGCCACTCAGAACAGTGCACAGCAGCAGGGCACACCCAATGATACCTAAAAGAAGCAGAGATACATTTAGGGAATATGCCATCGGATAGTGAATTCATATCCACTTACCTGAGAAACCGTGATTGCTACGGAAGTGCTTGACGTTGGCATTTGGGTCCTCGCGTTTGCGTTCAAGTTTCTGCCATGTTTTGATGCCAACACCACCGACACCGACTACAAATGCGAGCAGACCCAAGGCGCCGTGCAGCAGATCTAAGTTGAAGATACCTAGGTAAGATTCGAGGACCCTGCTGTGCCGCACCAGCAGCGCTTCCcctaaacaaaatacaaactgTCAATGATAGAAAAAGAACGTCTAATTGTATTTTGAGTTCAAGGACGAGAGAGAGGATAATACTTACAGCTACGGTGCAGTAAAAGGCATGTCCCGCAGTGTGGACCATCTTCAAGGACACACATTTGTGCACCACGAACGCCGTGATACCTGCGAGGAGAACGTGCGAAACGAAGGTACagaaaccaaaataaaatccCGCTGAGGCGATGTCTATGCCTGCAGTGGTGTTGTTAAGGCTGCCATTGTCTTCGTGTTGTAATCCGGAATATTCCAGTAGATCTTCAGTTTCGCAAACATCAAGAGATCCCGAGGAGCTGCAGCCTTGTAAAACGTTGCTTGCCATTTTAATGCTATTTGTTTGtagttaatttttttgattttgttatgGGGAAAATTCCGTTAAGCTTTTTATCTACTACGTGAGACACGCACGTTGGGCAGATAAGTTTTCGATTGCGCTGTAAAGTTTCGAGAGAACCGCGCGCTACAACAGTCTGGCAGCGTTTGAAACGCATGGCGCTGCCAGCAAACAGCTGAGCTCAGCTGGATCTCCCCGAGAACTTTCAAATCAATTGGAGCGTGACTCAGCGATCTTTCACGTGCTTCAGCCTCACCTTGGTGGGTAAAAGGCGGCAGCAGGGGCAGCGAACAGCAAAAAGCAACCACTCTACCAGCCACAGGTGGCGTCGCTTGGCATTGCTCAGATTTGCGGATATACACATCTATATGTTCATGAAGGCATACTCAGATTTTTAATCATTATCATGTTATTTTCGGCCAATACGAAACCGGTTTGCCAAATTGATCGCGGTACTTTTTACACAGTTGACGGCCGACTGCGCACAATTATTTCGGTTCACCCTAAAATCGCTGCCATGAATCATTTCATTCGAATGTTATGAAATTCTAGCTGAAAGCAAAGTGGCTGATAAAAGAGCGAGCAGAAGTAcaagcaaaa
This DNA window, taken from Drosophila nasuta strain 15112-1781.00 chromosome 2L, ASM2355853v1, whole genome shotgun sequence, encodes the following:
- the LOC132783493 gene encoding uncharacterized protein LOC132783493 isoform X2 — encoded protein: MCVLEDGPHCGTCLLLHRSWEALLVRHSRVLESYLGIFNLDLLHGALGLLAFVVGVGGVGIKTWQKLERKREDPNANVKHFRSNHGFSGIIGCALLLCTVLSGLPLYFITSKTLQLVHRFCALSSFLSLMISQMYSYNTGFARRQWKAHHVRLFKLFTFIATVTTVNYELRRFSREIVTLLWRQISE
- the LOC132783493 gene encoding uncharacterized protein LOC132783493 isoform X1; translated protein: MASNVLQGCSSSGSLDVCETEDLLEYSGLQHEDNGSLNNTTAGIDIASAGFYFGFCTFVSHVLLAGITAFVVHKCVSLKMVHTAGHAFYCTVAFVFCLGEALLVRHSRVLESYLGIFNLDLLHGALGLLAFVVGVGGVGIKTWQKLERKREDPNANVKHFRSNHGFSGIIGCALLLCTVLSGLPLYFITSKTLQLVHRFCALSSFLSLMISQMYSYNTGFARRQWKAHHVRLFKLFTFIATVTTVNYELRRFSREIVTLLWRQISE
- the LOC132783494 gene encoding uncharacterized protein LOC132783494; amino-acid sequence: MCKFTNRLFVLFFLQFIGLAMAKPSKMRSSASDLLELLYNDYGDYGYQQEEIHYDQRQKGEENLKLRLDGFVIGMPSQDDSSWLDILADEYLTNAFSKKTAAADAENSVADTTTAQVVNIPAPKKDIESRQHANDETANPPRTKTHMLQLLQMLRRTQP
- the LOC132785935 gene encoding uncharacterized protein LOC132785935 — protein: MLLQTFTLLLLGTSALASLPDATTEALAPSSTSAGGQSQNQSPGPIKEEHFPAVAPADAAEAALIEAQPGLLQPPLPVSPSLEAEDTVRRRLITYDQRQEGQYNIRADLENFMIVLIPPGPQEGLSLLDLLTKSSLRGASKGGSSNKRKHAHATALKSFYRQQHQPQQQLQLPQGPISDFIEGRTPYHVDISAVSEEQQQPRLHRQQVDVLPPQLLPMPQLIKPYHLEAEPELIQALPPVATASSSSSGGNNLLEGYNQMGSHYYRNSRSLGGDSFLDTNRLSATDTGSTSNGRAISVPIYRSDIAQSQVQQHAKSGNGNALYPPIDVPAYIINEAQPRLWQLDDEPTPIQPKHLVDADVLSFELLGLGSDALADSKTLLRDGLARCAPGQRRDSYGACRQVEGY
- the LOC132783492 gene encoding protein ref(2)P; this translates as MAERLLKITYHGASAGVTKKINAYLKMPSASLNILHREIEMYLFQERQLPKTEIRTYWIDADSDEIEIVNQNDYDIFLSQCEKNMHMQISSAGEEKVEAKHDETAAPPVDDPSNFVIHDGVQCDACGTLPMIGFRYKCVQCPDFDLCQRCESAHKHSDHLMVRMPTNNGPSVIDAWLSGPGAGSHHHRRSGRRFRGQCPFGEAAAAATATASSQPTAGTATDSHKESRRDRRSTRRHGGLMSQFVEMMMNLPEAAAATATPAAAAPSADPSTVPDSKETQCKTEEPTAAATTSSENISTESKPVVEPAVTANVEEPVAAPRTKEQPKPEAAASTTNSTPTTPVINLENLAQMVNPEYMRAGIEILNNFSEMFAKMIDPNEAAAFGCADTSMSSSTSSVPKKSETVSETPKNPAETAESTTSTSSGKSIDSQASSEEQSMPAASITSVASTVTAPISSVAQSISVPIANEEKEERRRSDSLDQDWQMIDNSTAPIANVSSTDALINLNSTSTNSATNTDASVSPSRDYVQLGEMLRQHINEEQQREQTTAHTQTSQVDTVSTSTSTNSVATNSISTSTTNAPRPLAPEQKRTVPIYHTDERINAAVHAMMAMGFSNEGAWLTQLLESVEGNIPAALDIMHTSQSGRN